The genomic segment GGAGAATCTGCGCCTCGAGGAGGTCGCGCGCGAGGGCGTGCACGAGTTCATGCTGGTCATTGCCCACGCCAAGCTTCGCGGCGCCACCGGCGCGTGGGTCGCGCCACTGGCGATCGTCTGAGCCAGGTGACCGTGGTAGCCGTTAACATTCCATCCCCGCGGGAATTCCTCCCCTCTTGCCCGGACGCGATCGTGGACCTGCAGACTCATGATGGCGCGGCCCTGGTGAGCGGCGAGTGGCGGTACAGCGACACTCAGGTACGGGAGATCGACTTCGTTGCTGCCGGACCGGATCTGGGTCCGAGCGGCCCGCCGAACCGCAGCTATGAGGTGATCCCGCACGCACAATCAGCCGACTTCGACGACTCTGCCTGGCTGCTTCTTGCTCCTCCGGACACCCGGCGGCGCCTGTCCACGGGACGAGTTTGCTTCAACTGGTACCGCATCACGGTGACAGTTCCCCGGCGGATCGGCGACTTCGACCCAACCGGTTCGACGGTGATCTTCGAGGTTGTCGTTGACGACTACGCCGAGGTCTGGGTCAACGGAGCGCAGCCTATCGCGCTGGGTGACACCGGGGGCCCGGTCGTCGGCGGCTTCAATGCGCCCAACCGGGTCGTGCTCACCCGCTCCGCGCGCCCCGGTCAATCATTCGTTATCGCCGTGTTCGGCATTAACGGCCCGATCTCAGCCTCGCCTGCCAACTACATCTGGATGCGGAGCGCCACGCTCGATTTCTACGCACCGCGTCGCGCGCGCACCGTCCAGGAGGTCCCGGTAGAGATTATGCCGGCAGTCACGACCCCAAGCTCGCTCAAGGCGATCGTGCCCTCCTCAGCTTGCCTCGAGCGAGTCGCTTATGGCTTCGAGTTCACAGCGGGCCCGGTATGGGCTCGCGACGGCGCGCTGCTTTTCAGCTCGCCCAACACCAATGTCATCTACCGCTGGAACCCGGTCGGCGTGGTAACGGTTTTCCGCCCAAAGAGCGGCTACGCCGGAGCAGACATCGGGAAGTACCCCCAGCCCGGTTCCAACGGACTCACGTTCGACCCTGACGGGCGGCTCACCATCTGCCAGCACGGGAACCGGCGCGTCATCCGCATCGAACCGCATGGCAACATCACCGTGCTCGCCGACCGCTATGCAGGATTGCGCCTGAACAGCCCTAATGACCTCGTATACCGCTCGGACGGGACGTTGTT from the bacterium genome contains:
- a CDS encoding SMP-30/gluconolactonase/LRE family protein; the protein is MDLQTHDGAALVSGEWRYSDTQVREIDFVAAGPDLGPSGPPNRSYEVIPHAQSADFDDSAWLLLAPPDTRRRLSTGRVCFNWYRITVTVPRRIGDFDPTGSTVIFEVVVDDYAEVWVNGAQPIALGDTGGPVVGGFNAPNRVVLTRSARPGQSFVIAVFGINGPISASPANYIWMRSATLDFYAPRRARTVQEVPVEIMPAVTTPSSLKAIVPSSACLERVAYGFEFTAGPVWARDGALLFSSPNTNVIYRWNPVGVVTVFRPKSGYAGADIGKYPQPGSNGLTFDPDGRLTICQHGNRRVIRIEPHGNITVLADRYAGLRLNSPNDLVYRSDGTLFFTDPPFGLPEGFGDAGRELPFSGVFRLREGAVSVVTAELSGPTGIALSPDERYLYVSNADPVRKTVMRYTLSDAGCAVGSTVFFDMTGVEGEGSIGGIKVDTAGNVYLCGPSGIWLLSPRGEYLGIVRLPENPHNLAWGDEDGRTLYITALTSVYRIRLAIPGVHPQ